From a single Intestinibaculum porci genomic region:
- a CDS encoding Holliday junction resolvase RecU, producing the protein MVNYPNKKKQPVNQNWPVHEEKKLYTAYRGMNLEEDLNESNRAYLEQDIAVIYKKPTPIQIVKVDYPRRAAAKIVEAYYQKPSTTDYNGLYRGHYIDFEAKETKVDYFPFKNISEHQILHLERVLKHGGIAFLMLAFTSREEVYLIDASYVTASYRKDEKKITYVQAQTYGHLVRQGFAPRLHYLEILDEYYLKEGS; encoded by the coding sequence ATGGTAAACTATCCAAATAAGAAAAAACAGCCAGTAAACCAAAACTGGCCGGTCCATGAGGAAAAGAAGCTTTATACAGCTTATCGTGGGATGAATCTGGAAGAGGATCTCAATGAAAGCAATCGCGCTTATTTAGAGCAGGATATTGCAGTCATTTATAAAAAACCAACACCGATTCAGATCGTCAAAGTCGACTATCCCCGCCGCGCGGCTGCCAAGATTGTGGAAGCTTATTATCAGAAACCTTCAACAACCGATTATAATGGCCTTTACCGTGGGCACTATATCGACTTTGAAGCGAAAGAAACCAAAGTGGATTACTTCCCCTTTAAGAATATCTCAGAGCATCAGATTCTGCATCTCGAGCGGGTGCTCAAGCATGGCGGCATCGCTTTTTTAATGCTTGCCTTTACTTCCCGTGAAGAAGTGTATCTGATTGATGCCTCTTATGTCACGGCTTCCTATCGTAAAGACGAGAAGAAGATCACCTATGTCCAGGCGCAGACTTATGGGCATTTGGTGCGCCAGGGCTTTGCGCCAAGGCTCCATTACTTAGAGATACTTGATGAGTACTATTTAAAGGAGGGCTCATAG
- the gpsB gene encoding cell division regulator GpsB: MENKIKLSPKKILNKQFQIDFKGYNANEVDYFLDLIVADYENFAAMLNESYDEIESLQRENAALKQKISSLEAGAPTQNAQNLEAKMAGNVDLLKRLSQLEKEVYSNKKND, translated from the coding sequence ATGGAAAATAAGATTAAACTTAGTCCTAAGAAGATTTTAAATAAACAGTTTCAGATTGATTTTAAAGGCTATAATGCCAATGAAGTTGATTATTTCTTAGATCTTATTGTTGCTGATTATGAGAATTTTGCGGCGATGCTCAATGAATCGTATGATGAAATTGAAAGCCTGCAGCGTGAAAACGCTGCGTTAAAGCAGAAAATTTCTTCTTTAGAAGCGGGGGCACCAACGCAGAATGCACAAAACTTAGAAGCCAAAATGGCTGGCAACGTCGATTTGTTAAAACGTCTTTCTCAGTTAGAAAAAGAAGTTTATTCTAATAAAAAGAATGACTAA
- a CDS encoding helix-turn-helix domain-containing protein: protein MNNLGEEIKKKRLEKGLTIEELSQKTMLSVAIIRDIENGAFNRYEGDETYVKMYLRKISSALDMDEDQITQAYVNLTQQLKAEEEEEANKKAEESEQELQKRKDFQFERPNYNTKGSVYADKPHLKYVRGIIVVVLISLICAVVYIGVSVGKSGSENTKYTNTSNTATGKVNTKKKSSTATKKKETKKKAAKKKASTQVTFKRLGTFQYQMVLPKDTKNVKLKIVFGARCWVGFSANGASLNGLSSKIYNAGDTVEQTIDTTTLRQLTVRSGNNTGTKYYINNQQIPLTDAESKMTVTRLILTVAKS, encoded by the coding sequence ATGAATAATCTTGGTGAAGAAATCAAAAAGAAGCGATTGGAAAAAGGTTTGACGATTGAAGAACTTTCTCAGAAAACTATGCTTTCCGTTGCGATTATTAGAGATATAGAAAATGGCGCCTTCAATCGTTATGAAGGCGATGAAACATATGTCAAGATGTATCTGCGAAAAATTTCCAGTGCCCTTGATATGGATGAAGATCAGATCACGCAGGCTTATGTGAATTTGACTCAGCAGTTAAAAGCGGAGGAAGAGGAAGAAGCCAACAAGAAAGCGGAAGAAAGCGAACAGGAATTACAAAAACGAAAAGACTTCCAGTTCGAACGTCCTAATTACAACACCAAAGGATCCGTTTATGCGGATAAACCTCATTTGAAGTATGTGCGTGGGATTATTGTGGTTGTTCTGATTTCACTTATTTGTGCTGTTGTCTATATTGGTGTAAGTGTGGGCAAATCAGGCAGTGAAAATACGAAGTACACGAATACTTCTAATACCGCTACTGGTAAAGTCAATACGAAGAAGAAATCTTCAACTGCTACAAAGAAAAAGGAAACGAAGAAGAAGGCTGCAAAGAAGAAAGCTTCTACGCAGGTGACTTTCAAACGTTTAGGCACATTCCAGTATCAGATGGTTTTACCTAAGGATACGAAGAATGTAAAACTGAAGATTGTCTTCGGGGCACGCTGCTGGGTAGGCTTCAGTGCGAACGGAGCTAGCTTAAATGGTCTTTCAAGTAAGATCTATAATGCTGGTGACACGGTTGAACAGACTATTGATACGACAACCCTTCGTCAGTTAACGGTCCGCAGCGGAAATAATACTGGTACGAAGTACTATATTAATAATCAGCAGATTCCTTTAACAGATGCGGAATCGAAGATGACAGTTACAAGATTAATCTTAACGGTTGCAAAAAGTTAA
- a CDS encoding CinA family protein codes for MDELCTYLIEHNIQIASTESFTVGTFASRIGMHPGISKVYRGSVVSYQTMIKHKVLGIDQALIDHYGVVSSEIAHDMATHGKALFDSDVCISFTGNAGPDAMEGKKVGQIYIGIAAYDDVYTFAYELSGSRQEIVDQAISLGCVNLLKVLKK; via the coding sequence GTGGATGAATTATGCACTTATTTAATTGAACATAATATTCAGATTGCCAGCACGGAAAGCTTTACGGTGGGGACCTTTGCCTCACGCATCGGGATGCATCCTGGCATTTCGAAAGTTTATCGCGGCTCGGTCGTGTCATATCAGACGATGATTAAACACAAAGTATTAGGCATTGATCAGGCATTAATTGATCATTATGGCGTGGTCTCAAGTGAAATTGCCCATGACATGGCGACGCATGGGAAGGCATTATTTGATAGCGATGTCTGCATCTCTTTTACGGGGAATGCCGGACCTGACGCAATGGAAGGGAAAAAAGTAGGGCAAATTTATATTGGCATCGCCGCCTATGATGATGTTTATACCTTTGCCTATGAATTATCTGGAAGTCGTCAGGAAATTGTCGATCAGGCAATTTCCCTAGGCTGTGTAAATCTATTGAAAGTTTTGAAAAAATAA